A portion of the Nomia melanderi isolate GNS246 chromosome 2, iyNomMela1, whole genome shotgun sequence genome contains these proteins:
- the mRpS11 gene encoding mitochondrial ribosomal protein S11: protein MIVSTLRSVIVSLTRFRISDIDKVTGILSSNSTNIRCIHLTPIDLKEIRSENNKIRTVSKKLLDETSFTVEPGTSALIFPDEFTPNKLFDGILFKDLPIVYVKATPNNTILSLSDAMGLGKILHSAGMEGFKNAKKGTNIAGQQAAQTFGNRVLESGIKVVRLKLRGIGPGRMAAVKGLQLSGLNIVSVTDATRVSWTPPRPRKQRRV from the exons ATGATTGTGTCCACTTTAAGATCAGTAATAGTTTCTCTTACGAGATTCAGGATTTCTGATATTGATAAAGTGACGGGAATATTGTCTTCGAATTCGACAAACATAAGATGTATTCACTTAACCCCCATTGACttgaaagaaattcggagtgaaAATAACAAAATCAGAACTGtatcaaagaaattattagaCGAAACTTCTTTTACTGTAGAGCCTGGCACATC TGCGTTAATATTTCCTGATGAGTTTACACCAAACAAATTATTCGATGGAATATTATTCAAAGACTTACCAATTGTTTATGTTAAGGCAACacctaataatacaatactaagTCTTAGTGATGCTATGG GACTTggaaaaatattacattcagCTGGTATGGAAGGCTTTAAAAATGCAAAGAAGGGTACTAATATTGCAGGGCAGCAAGCAGCTCAGACATTTGGAAAT CGTGTTCTTGAGTCAGGTATAAAAGTTGTTCGCCTAAAACTACGAGGTATTGGACCAGGCAGAATG gCAGCAGTAAAGGGTCTTCAGTTATCAGGATTGAATATTGTTTCCGTCACAGATGCTACTAGAGTATCATGGACTCCTCCAAGGCCAAGGAAACAGAGAAGAGTATAA
- the Dnz1 gene encoding DNZDHHC/NEW1 zinc finger protein 11 isoform X1, whose product MFVKDPCGIVCIIVTYVAVFYADYVVVRWVILHSLQDSLWGPFHVVAFNTVVLLLIMSHLKAVCSDPGIVPLPQSRMDFSDIHTDNSEAKIECDERDNWTVCTRCETYRPPKAHHCRICKRCVRRMDHHCPWINNCVGERNQKYFIQFLIYVGMLAIYALGLVITSWVLECSRCSNDIAVKQTRILHCVILVLESALFGMFVIAVLVDQFLGILGEENSMERVQSSHHYKRNSSRTFLLLSQVCGKSHPILWMLPCQNAPRYTFRKDAYLIDYEV is encoded by the exons atgttcgtaAAAGACCCCTGCGGCATTGTATGCATAATAGTGACCTATGTTGCTGTGTTTTATGCAGATTACGTCGTTGTACGTTGGGTTATCTTACACAGTTTACAAGACAG TTTATGGGGCCCCTTTCATGTAGTGGCTTTCAACACTGTTGTATTGTTATTGATAATGTCACACTTGAAGGCAGTCTGCAGTGATCCTGGTATTGTACCATTACCGCAAAGTCGCATGGATTTTTCTGATATTCATACAGATAACTCAGAGGCAAAAATTGAATGCGACGAAAGAGACAATTGGACTGTGTGTACTAGGTGTGAAACTTATAGACCTCCTAAAGCTCATCATTGTAGAATTTGTAAACGATGCGTTAGAAGAATGGATCATCATTGTCCCTG GATAAACAACTGTGTGGGagaaagaaatcaaaaataCTTTATCCAGTTTCTGATCTATGTTGGAATGTTGGCCATCTATGCACTAGGTTTGGTGATCACATCGTGGGTTTTAGAATGTTCTCGGTGCAGTAATGATATCGCTGTCAAACAGACACGCAT CTTACACTGTGTTATATTGGTGTTGGAATCAGCATTGTTTGGCATGTTTGTCATCGCAGTACTGGTAGACCAATTTCTAGGTATTCTGGGAGAAGAAAACTCGATGGAACGTGTGCAAAGCAGTCATCATTATAAAAGAAACAGCTCGCGTACTTTTTTGTTATTGTCTCAGGTTTGTGGTAAGAGTCATCCAATCCTGTGGATGCTACCTTGCCAAAACGCACCAAGATATACTTTTAGAAAAGATGCGTACCTGATCGATTATGAAGTATAA
- the LOC116429108 gene encoding trypsin-1, whose protein sequence is MIPRSHPAILVFVLVVAAAGHASSEYINLADVPCGHGAIGTRAARLVGGQNAIPHEFPWMVSISRKGGHFCGGTILNSKFVLTAAHCLCTSTSVVPIGQLRVSLGEYNLRGAEVPPSREERVANAILHPGHKCGKFVDDIALLELARPITWSESVKPACLPVATGKPGYSAFGGELAKAAGWGWLGEDRSRFKRADILQKVDVRVIENSVCREWYASEGKSTRVEVKQMCAGHEEGGRDTCWTDSGGPLMIGSHSGGSMMVVGVVSWGIGCARPRLPGVYTRVSEYIPWITKYAHFIR, encoded by the exons TTGCAGACGTGCCATGCGGACACGGAGCAATTGGCACGCGCGCCGCGAGACTCGTCGGAGGACAAAACGCGATACCGCACGAGTTTCCTTGGATGGTTAGTATCAGCAGGAAGGGAGGACATTTCTGTGGCGGCACCATTCTTAACTCAAAATTCGTTCTGACTGCGGCGCACTGCTTGTGCAC ATCGACCTCGGTGGTGCCAATTGGTCAGCTGCGTGTCAGCCTAGGGGAATACAATCTAAGGGGAGCGGAAGTGCCCCCGTCGAGGGAAGAGAGGGTGGCAAACGCTATTCTACACCCTGGCCACAAATGTGGAAAATTCGTGGACGATATTGCCCTCCTGGAACTCGCTCGGCCAATCACTTGGTCGGAAAGCGTGAAACCAGCCTGTTTACCTGTGGCCACAGGGAAACCAGGATACAGTGCCTTCGGGGGGGAGCTAGCTAAGGCGGCCGGATGGGGTTGGCTCGGAGAAGACAGGTCCAGAT TCAAACGAGCAGACATCCTGCAGAAAGTGGACGTTCGCGTGATCGAGAACAGCGTTTGTCGCGAATGGTATGCCAGCGAGGGCAAGTCGACTCGCGTGGAGGTGAAGCAAATGTGCGCCGGCCACGAAGAAGGCGGTCGGGACACTTGCTGG ACTGACAGCGGTGGACCTTTGATGATCGGAAGTCATTCTGGTGGTAGCATGATGGTCGTAGGTGTAGTCTCGTGGGGAATAGGATGCGCCCGACCTCGACTTCCTGGTGTATATACACGAGTCTCGGAATATATACCTTGGATAACAAAATATGCGCATTTTATACGGTGA
- the Dnz1 gene encoding DNZDHHC/NEW1 zinc finger protein 11 isoform X2: MFVKDPCGIVCIIVTYVAVFYADYVVVRWVILHSLQDSLWGPFHVVAFNTVVLLLIMSHLKAVCSDPGIVPLPQSRMDFSDIHTDNSEAKIECDERDNWTVCTRCETYRPPKAHHCRICKRCVRRMDHHCPCLHCVILVLESALFGMFVIAVLVDQFLGILGEENSMERVQSSHHYKRNSSRTFLLLSQVCGKSHPILWMLPCQNAPRYTFRKDAYLIDYEV; this comes from the exons atgttcgtaAAAGACCCCTGCGGCATTGTATGCATAATAGTGACCTATGTTGCTGTGTTTTATGCAGATTACGTCGTTGTACGTTGGGTTATCTTACACAGTTTACAAGACAG TTTATGGGGCCCCTTTCATGTAGTGGCTTTCAACACTGTTGTATTGTTATTGATAATGTCACACTTGAAGGCAGTCTGCAGTGATCCTGGTATTGTACCATTACCGCAAAGTCGCATGGATTTTTCTGATATTCATACAGATAACTCAGAGGCAAAAATTGAATGCGACGAAAGAGACAATTGGACTGTGTGTACTAGGTGTGAAACTTATAGACCTCCTAAAGCTCATCATTGTAGAATTTGTAAACGATGCGTTAGAAGAATGGATCATCATTGTCCCTG CTTACACTGTGTTATATTGGTGTTGGAATCAGCATTGTTTGGCATGTTTGTCATCGCAGTACTGGTAGACCAATTTCTAGGTATTCTGGGAGAAGAAAACTCGATGGAACGTGTGCAAAGCAGTCATCATTATAAAAGAAACAGCTCGCGTACTTTTTTGTTATTGTCTCAGGTTTGTGGTAAGAGTCATCCAATCCTGTGGATGCTACCTTGCCAAAACGCACCAAGATATACTTTTAGAAAAGATGCGTACCTGATCGATTATGAAGTATAA
- the LOC143176931 gene encoding COP9 signalosome complex subunit 9: MKPTPVADEMFPEGAGSFIELEEVGGSRLLVDLTASEKAVHADFFNDFDDLYDDDDLD, encoded by the exons ATGAAACCCACTCCAGTGGCAGACGAAATGTTCCCGGAAGGTGCAGGATCCTTCATTGAATTGGAAGAG GTTGGAGGTAGCCGTTTATTAGTCGATCTTACTGCTAGTGAAAAAGCAGTTCATGCAGACTTTTTCAATG ATTTCGATGATTTGTACGATGATGATGACCTTGACTGA
- the eIF3k gene encoding eukaryotic translation initiation factor 3 subunit K yields MAEAMRQTVAGMLKGIERYNPDHLATLEKYVEIQSRENAYDLEANLAVLKLYQLNPHRFNMDITCQILLKALTNLPHTDFVLCKCLLSERIMQESPINEIMYLGDILEQCDFQHFWDRVLSMADLCDKIVGFQDSVRKFVCHVVGITFQTIEKSLLAQLLGGVDDNTLKHWVKKYGWKEESKTIIFIANQDENIKTKNITEKIDFENVAGLMAACL; encoded by the exons ATGGCTGAAGCAATGCGTCAAACTGTGGCTGGTATGTTGAAAGGCATCGAGAG GTATAATCCAGATCATTTAGCAACTCttgaaaaatatgttgaaataCAATCCAGAGAAAATGCATATGACTTAGAAGCTAATTTAGCAGTTTTAAAGCTTTATCAATTGAATCCTCATAGATTCAACATGGATATTACTTGTCAGATATTGTTAAAAGCTCTGACAAATCTTCCACATACTGATTTCGTTCTTTGCAAATGTCTTCTCAGTGAAAGAAtt atgCAAGAAAGCCCcattaatgaaattatgtacTTAGGAGATATTTTAGAACAGTGCGACTTTCAGCACTTTTGGGATAGAGTTCTTTCAATGGCTGATCTTTGTGACAAAATTGTAGGATTCCAAGATTCAGTAAGAAAATTTGTTTGTCATGTAGTGGGAATAACATttcaaacaatagaaaaaagtcTTCTGGCACAACTACTTGGCGGTGTTGATG ATAATACTCTGAAACACTGGGTAAAAAAATATGGATGGAAGGAAGAGAGTAAAACGATTATCTTTATCGCAAATCAAgacgaaaatataaaaacaaaaaatattacagaaaaaataGATTTTGAGAATGTTGCTGGCTTAATGGCTGCTTGTCTTTAA
- the Mo25 gene encoding calcium binding protein Mo25 has translation MPLFGKSQKSPAEVVKALKEAVNALERGDKKVEKAQEDVSKNLVHIKNMLYGTAETEPQADIVVAQLAHELYNSNLLLLLVQNLSRIDFEGKKDVAQVFNNILRRQIGTRSPTVEYICTKPEILFTLMSGYEHQDIALNCGTMLRECARYEALAKIMIYSDDFYNFFRYVEVSTFDIASDAFSTFKELLTRHKILSAEFLEINYDKVFSHYQRLLNSENYVTRRQSLKLLGELLLDRHNFTVMTRYISNPDNLKLMMNMLKEKSRNIQFEAFHVFKVFVANPNKPKPILDILLRNQEKLIEFLTRFHTDRSEDEQFNDEKAYLIKQIQELQSVHEN, from the exons ATGCCTCTGTTCGGAAAGTCTCAAAAGAGTCCGGCGGAGGTTGTGAAAGCTCTAAAAGAGGCAGTAAATGCATTGGAGCGTGGTGATAAGAAGGTAGAAAAG GCTCAAGAGGATGTCAGTAAAAATTTggtacatataaaaaatatgctGTATGGAACAGCTGAAACAGAGCCTCAAGCAGATATTGTCGTTGCCCAATTGGCACacgaattatataatagtaatttgtTGCTTCTACTTGTGCAGAATCTTAGTCGTATAGATTTTGAG GGAAAGAAAGATGTTGCACAAGtgtttaacaatatattacgAAGACAAATTGGAACAAGATCTCCAACTGTGGAATATATATGCACTAAaccagaaatattatttactcttATGTCTGG ATATGAACACCAAGATATCGCCTTAAATTGTGGCACTATGTTGAGAGAATGTGCGAGATATGAAGCTTTGGCTAAAATAATGATCTATTCGGACgacttttacaattttttcagaTATGTTGAAGTGTCAACTTTCGACATAGCTTCCGACGCATTTTCTACATTCAAA GAATTACTTACCAGGCATAAAATACTGAGCgctgaatttttagaaataaattacgaTAAAGTTTTCTCTCATTATCAAAGGTTATTGAATTCGGAAAACTATGTAACGCGACGACAGAGTTTGAAACTGCTAGGGGAACTCTTACTTGATAGACATAATTTTACC GTAATGACACGATATATTTCGAATCCTGATAATCTGAAGTTAATGATGAATAtgctcaaagagaaatcacgtaATATACAGTTTGAAGCGTTTCATGTTTTTAAG GTGTTCGTGGCGAATCCAAACAAGCCAAAACCGATTCTAGACATTTTACTGCGCAACCAGGAGAAGCTAATCGAATTCCTAACGCGCTTCCATACTGATCGTTCCGAAGACGAGCAATTTAACGACGAGAAGGCGTACctaattaaacaaattcaagAACTTCAGTCTGTACATGAGAATTAA
- the Dp gene encoding transcription factor Dp, with translation MTQQNKTMNFLIHDANGHPQVIKVVQSTANKALGGIVSTTNAGGLKVFKTPSQESQVLSSNAQVLRTISLQSPSTPGQRLVTIPLPNTKLTTAKAGEPVLTKTIQLTSAQMSDIKQAIVSQQQQQQQSGNQQIVKDASGKTYISPILDHSGSRKRQDVDGGDFVPDKRRKTEKVGKGLRHFSMKVCEKVKKKGTTSYNEVADELVGEFTNPAHINSLTDQQYDQKNIRRRVYDALNVLMAMNIISKEKKEIRWLGLPTNSLQECLALEKDKKKKIERIKAKTQQLHQLILSHISFKNLVERNRVNESLRGPPKPNSAIQLPFLIVNTSKKTVIDCSISNDKTEYLFNFNDKFEIHDDIEVLKQMGLAFGLEKGECTEENLRKAKLMVPKSLEKYVEQLASGDLEKFIPVTIPGPSTSMEDLDTKLEGSRPPSSSHTSLSEDVLSPPSQYYSEEEDEEEESDQDDQADSDLEVN, from the exons ATGACGCAACAAAACAAAACGATGAACTTTCTCATACATGACGCGAACG gtCATCCACAAGTGATAAAAGTAGTGCAGAGTACAGCCAATAAGGCCTTGGGTGGTATTGTCAGTACAACAAATGCAGGTGGCCTTAAGGTCTTTAAGACTCCGAGCCAAGAATCTCAg GTTTTGTCATCGAACGCACAAGTTCTTAGAACTATTAGTCTTCAAAGTCCTTCAACTCCTGGCCAAA gaTTGGTTACAATACCATTGCCAAATACAAAACTGACAACAGCCAAGGCTGGTGAACCAGTGCTGACCAAGACTATACAGTTGACATCTGCGCAAATG AGTGATATAAAACAGGCAATAGTGTcccagcagcagcaacaacaacaatccGGTAATCAACAAATTGTAAAAGATGCAAGTGGAAAAACATATATCAGTCCAATATTGGATCACAGTGGCTCTAGGAAAAGACAAGATGTTGACGGTGGCGATTTTGTACCAGA taaacgaagaaaaacagagaaagtAGGCAAAGGATTGCGtcatttttcaatgaaagtttgtgaaaaagtgaaaaagaaaggaacgacGTCATACAACGAGGTTGCGGACGAACTCGTTGGGGAGTTCACTAATCCTGCTCACATAAACTCCTTAACAGATCAG CAATATGACCAGAAAAATATTAGAAGACGTGTGTATGATGCTCTGAATGTTTTAATGGCAATGAATATTAtctcaaaagaaaaaaaggaaatcagGTGGCTAGGCCTACCAACTAATTCACTTCAGGAATGTCTGGCACTAGAaaaagacaaaaagaaaaaaattgagaGGATTAAAGCAAAAACACAACAGTTGCATCAATTAATTCTTTCACATATCTCTTTCAAAAATTTGGTGGAGCGTAATCGTGTCAATGAAAGTCTGCGTGGCCCACCGAAACCAAATTCTGCTATACAGCTGCCATTCCTGATTGTGAATACCAGCAAAAAGACTGTCATAGATTGCAGCATTTCGAATGACAA AACCGAGTACCTGTTCAATTTTAACGATAAGTTCGAAATTCACGATGATATTGAAGTTCTAAAACAAATGGGTCTAGCTTTTG gtCTAGAGAAAGGAGAATGCACTGAGGAAAATTTGCGAAAGGCTAAGTTGATGGTTCCAAAATCACTTGAAAAATATGTTGAAC AATTGGCAAGTGGTGATTTGGAGAAATTTATCCCAGTGACCATTCCTGGACCAAGTACTTCAATGGAAGACCTGGACACAAAACTGGAAGGTTCTCGACCTCCTTCATCTTCTCACACTTCACTTTCCGAGGATGTCCTGTCGCCACCCTCGCAGTATTATTCCGAGGAAGAAGATGAAGAGGAGGAAAGTGATCAAGACGACCAAGCTGATAGTGATCTCGAAGTTAACTAG